A single region of the Kryptolebias marmoratus isolate JLee-2015 linkage group LG10, ASM164957v2, whole genome shotgun sequence genome encodes:
- the otomp gene encoding otolith matrix protein 1, whose translation MEPSERRLHAAFLLFLPLLTVSCASTQKTTVSWCVQSDAEEQKCLDLAGNATARNVKGTLQCVRGLNTRDCMDKIKNGTADATSMFADDVYAAGFCHGLELAAGESHNGADGIGYYVVAMARRSSSDLSLLEMHERSSCHPGIRTTVGWTVPIGYLVNTSQVSVGEQCNFPKAVGNFFGYSCVPGIKDPQHDPRGNNPKNLCEACIGDENDRHICANNHRERHYGEAGALRCVAENLGDVAFVKHTTVFDNLDGKNQESWALDLELEDLKLLCPDGTEAGLDQYERCHLAAVPANAVVVRMEDKCRVWKYLERLQNVFGNATEGFSLFSSAGYGQSDLLFSDATHHLQRVLGSYTSWLGPTYTTMLQAFECEGFC comes from the exons ATGGAGCCTTCAGAGAGACGACTGCACGCAGCTTTCCTGTTGTTTCTGCCTCTCCTGACTGTCAGCTGCGCCTCCACCCAAAAAACCACAG tctCCTGGTGTGTTCAGTCGGACGCTGAGGAGCAGAAGTGTTTGGATTTAGCTGGAAACGCCACAGCCAGGAACGTAAAAGGAACCCTGCAGTGCGTCCGTGGCCTCAACACCCGGGACTGCATGGATAAAATCAAG AACGGGACAGCCGACGCAACTTCCATGTTTGCTGATGACGTCTACGCGGCGGGTTTCTGCCACGGCCTGGAGCTCGCAGCCGGAGAGTCTCACAACGGAGCAG ATGGCATCGGCTACTATGTGGTGGCCATGGCCCGCCGCTCCTCCTCGGACCTGTCCCTGCTGGAGATGCACGAGCGCAGCTCCTGTCACCCCGGCATACGGACCACCGTGGGGTGGACCGTGCCCATCGGCTACCTGGTCAACACATCCCAAGTCAGCGTAGGAGAGCAGTGCAACTTCCCCAAAG CCGTGGGGAACTTCTTCGGCTACAGCTGCGTGCCCGGCATTAAGGACCCCCAGCACGACCCCAGAGGCAACAACCCAAAGAACCTGTGTGAGGCCTGCATAGGCGATGAGAACGACAGACACATCTGCGCCAACAACCACAGGGAGAGGCATTACGGAGAGGCCGGGGCGCTGAG GTGTGTGGCCGAAAACCTCGGCGACGTGGCGTTCGTCAAACACACAACGGTCTTCGATAACCTGGACG GGAAGAACCAAGAGTCGTGGGCCCTGGATCTGGAGCTGGAGGACCTCAAGCTGCTGTGTCCAGATGGGACTGAGGCGGGTCTGGACCAGTACGAGCGGTGCCACCTCGCAGCTGTCCCCGCCAACGCCGTGGTGGTGCGCATGGAGGACAAGTGCCGCGTCTGGAAATACCTGGAGCGCTTACAG AATGTGTTTGGCAACGCCACCGAGGGCTTCAGCCTGTTCAGCTCAGCAGGCTATGGCCAATCCGATCTGCTCTTCAGCGATGCCACCCACCACCTGCAGAGAGTTCTGGGTAGTTACACCTCCTGGCTGGGCCCCACTTACACCACCATGCTGCAGGCCTTCGAGTGCGAGG GCTTCTGCTGA